One Mugil cephalus isolate CIBA_MC_2020 chromosome 8, CIBA_Mcephalus_1.1, whole genome shotgun sequence genomic window carries:
- the plk2b gene encoding serine/threonine-protein kinase PLK2b isoform X1, with protein sequence MEVQRNIAPQQTNSSGMCESTQRSCEPRRKRMDERSAPSEMARIITDPATGKCYCRGKVLGKGGFAKCYEMTDLSTSKVYAAKIIPHARVSKPHQREKIDREIELHRALHHRHIVHFYHHFEDKENIYILLEYCSRKSLAHILKARKVLTEPEVRYYLRQIVSGLKYLHEQEILHRDLKLGNFFVSESMELKVGDFGLAAKLEPAGNRRKTICGTPNYLSPEVLNKQGHGCESDIWALGCVMYTMLLGRPPFETTNLKETYRCIREARYSLPSSLSSQAKQLIANLLAKIPEDRPNLDHILRHDFFTQGFSPERLPASCCHSAPDFHVSSPAKSFFKKAAAALFGGKRDKVKYYETLNKLTKEEEEIYKLQHDLERTVISQQQSKKISENGSLLPPSAESPVALATESQSPTTQDTIRLIVRGSLGSCSSSSECLEDNTTGSVAETVASVLRGCLENMPKADEIPQDSNSCSLQWVTKWVDYSNKYGFGYQLSDHTVGVLFNNGTHMSLLPDRKTIHYYAELGQRSVFPTCEVPEHFVGQVTVLKYFSHYMEENLMDGGDLGTMTDAHMPRLYLLQWLKSDRALMMLFNDGTFQVNFYHDHTKIILCCQREEYMLTYINEDRVSKTFKLSSLLTSGCPTDLRDRMVYSLNMLLQRCS encoded by the exons ATGGAAGTACAGAGAAATATCGCCCCCcaacagacaaacagcagcGGCATGTGTGAGTCGACGCAGAGGTCCTGCGAGCCTCGCCGAAAGAGAATGGATGAGCGGAGTGCACCCTCCGAAATGGCAAGGATAATCACAGATCCTGCCACCGGGAAGTGCTACTGCCGTGGAAAAGTTTTGGGCAAG ggaggATTTGCCAAATGCTATGAGATGACCGACCTCTCCACCAGCAAAGTTTACGCGGCCAAAATCATCCCCCATGCGCGCGTCTCCAAACCTCACCAACGGGAGAAG ATTGACAGAGAAATTGAGCTGCACAGAGCACTGCACCATAGGCATATCGTGCATTTTTATCACCACTTTGAGGACAAGGAGAACATCTACATTCTGTTGGAGTACTGTAGTAGAAAA TCCTTAGCCCATATCCTAAAGGCACGCAAGGTGCTTACTGAGCCAGAGGTGCGTTATTACCTGAGACAGATCGTTTCTGGGCTGAAGTACCTGCATGAACAAGAAATCCTTCACAGAGACCTGAAACTTG GTAACTTTTTCGTGAGCGAGTCGATGGAACTGAAGGTCGGGGACTTTGGTCTGGCTGCCAAGTTGGAGCCAGCAGGAAACAGGAGGAAGACAATCTGTGGGACTCCGAACTACTTGTCCCCTGAGGTGCTCAACAAGCAGGGACACGGCTGTGAATCAGACATCTGGGCCCTCGGCTGTGTAAT GTACACCATGCTGTTGGGCAGACCACCATTTGAGACCACCAACCTGAAGGAGACGTACAGGTGCATCAGAGAGGCGCGTtactcccttccctcctccttgtcGTCACAAGCTAAGCAGCTGATCGCCAACCTGCTGGCCAAGATACCGGAGGACAGACCCAACCTGGACCACATTCTGCGGCACGACTTCTTCACACAG GGCTTCAGTCCAGAGCGTCTGCCGGCTAGCTGTTGCCATTCAGCACCAGATTTCCACGTCTCCAGTCCCGCCAAGAGCTTCTTCAAGAAAGCTGCCGCTGCACTGTTCGGTGGAAAAAGGGACAAGGTCAAATACTACGAGACTCTGA ACAAGTTAactaaagaagaagaggagatcTACAAACTGCAGCACGACTTGGAGAGAACCGTCATCAGccaacaacaaagcaaaaagatTTCAGAG AATGGAAGTCTACTTCCGCCATCTGCCGAGAGCCCCGTTGCCCTGGCAACAGAGAGCCAGTCCCCGACAACGCAAGATACCATCCGTCTGATCGTGAGGGGGAGTCTggggagctgcagcagcagtagtgaAT GCCTTGAAGACAACACAACAGGGAGTGTGGCTGAGACTGTTGCAAGTGTGTTGCGGGGATGTCTAGAGAATATGCCTAAAG CAGATGAAATTCCTCAGGACTCAAACAGCTGCAGTCTTCAATGGGTGACTAAATGGGTGGACTACTCCAACAAGTATGGATTTGGCTACCAATTGTCTGATCACACCGTGGGAGTTCTCTTCAACAACGGCACTCACATGAGCCTCCTGCCAGACAGAAA GACCATCCACTACTATGCAGAGCTGGGCCAGCGCTCTGTCTTCCCCACCTGTGAAGTTCCTGAACACTTTGTGGGTCAAGTCACTGTGCTCAAGTACTTTTCTCATTacatggaggaaaacctcatgGAT GGTGGAGATCTTGGTACCATGACGGATGCACACATGCCCAGACTCTACCTGCTTCAGTGGCTCAAGTCTGACCGCGCCCTCATGATGCTGTTTAACGACGGCACGTTCcag gTGAACTTTTACCACGACCACACCAAGATCATCCTGTGCTGTCAGAGGGAGGAGTACATGCTGACATACATCAATGAAGACCGAGTCTCCAAAACCTTCAAACTCAGCTCCCTGCTGACGTCCGGCTGCCCGACTGACCTGCGAGATCGCATGGTGTACTCCCTCAATATGCTTCTGCAGAGATGCAGCTAA
- the rab3c gene encoding ras-related protein Rab-3C isoform X1, with protein MDLYGKMAATQDAKGKGEGGDQNFDYMFKLLIIGNSSVGKTSFLFRYADDAFTSAFVSTVGIDFKVKTVYKNDKRIKLQIWDTAGQERYRTITTAYYRGAMGFILMYDITNEESFGAVQDWSTQIKTYSWDNAQVVLAGNKCDMEEERVVSVDSGRLLAEQLGFEFFETSAKDNINVKQTFERLVDLICDKMSESLDTDPAVTTGAPTAKLTDSAPPLQQPGCNC; from the exons ATGGACTTATATGGGAAG ATGGCTGCCACTCAGGATGCGAaagggaagggagagggaggggaccAAAATTTTGACTACATGTTCAAGCTGCTGATCATCGGCAACAGCAGCGTGGGCAAGACGTCTTTCCTGTTCCGCTACGCCGACGACGCCTTCACTTCGGCCTTCGTCAGCACCGTGGGCATCGACTTCAAAGTGAAGACAGTGTACAAGAATGACAAGAGGATCAAACTGCAGATCTGG GACACAGCAGGCCAGGAGCGCTACAGAACCATCACCACTGCATACTACCGTGGGGCCATGGGCTTCATCCTCATGTATGACATCACCAACGAGGAGTCTTTTGGCGCGGTGCAGGACTG gtcGACCCAGATAAAAACCTATTCGTGGGATAATGCACAGGTGGTGCTGGCGGGGAATAAGTGTGAtatggaggaagagagagtggtCTCGGTGGATAGCGGCCGACTGCTGGCAGAACAGTTGG GTTTTGAGTTCTTTGAAACAAGCGCCAAGGACAACATCAATGTGAAGCAGACCTTCGAACGTCTCGTTGACCTGATTTGCGACAAGATGTCCGAGAGCTTGGACACCGATCCAGCTGTCACCACGGGAGCCCCCACTGCCAAACTCACAGACAGTGCTCCGCCCCTCCAGCAGCCCGGCTGCAACTGTTAG
- the si:dkey-190g11.3 gene encoding ATP synthase subunit C lysine N-methyltransferase, whose translation MEDSIEVILQDHSKVFPTSRPHPVVSACTGALLTGLYGVWSLFAVPGFRRVPWRLKVPYLPSSKDQTLNVMKLLEGRTGRLADLGSGDGKLVFAASSAGFQCTGFEINSILVAYARSKASFTGVPSSQATFVKKDFWKTDLSSYNNVTAFLAPGVMEVLGDKLLNELSDDARVIACRFPFPNWPQQFSAGSGLDETFAYDMRAVRSHLRNVSNTPEK comes from the exons ATGGAAGACTCCATTGAGGTGATTCTGCAAGACCATAGCAAGGTCTTTCCCACCAGCAGACCACATCCAGTCGTGTCTGCCTGCACAGGGGCCCTGCTCACGGGCCTTTATGGAGTATGGAGCCTCTTTGCCGTCCCCGGCTTCCGCAGAGTCCCATGGCGCCTCAAG GTTCCATATTTGCCTTCCAGTAAAGATCAGACGCTGAATGTTATGAAACTTCTCGAGGGGCGAACCGGTCGCTTGGCAGATCTGGGATCCGGAGATGGAAAACTG GTGTTTGCTGCCTCTTCTGCTGGTTTCCAGTGCACAGGGTTCGAGATCAACTCAATTTTAGTGGCATATGCCAGGAGCAAGGCCTCCTTCACAGGGGTCCCCTCCAGCCAGGCAACCTTTGTTAAAAAAGACTTCTGGAAG ACTGATCTATCTTCGTACAACAATGTGACAGCTTTCCTCGCTCCAGGCGTG ATGGAGGTGCTAGGCGATAAGCTGCTGAACGAGCTTTCCGATGATGCGCGTGTCATCGCTTGTCGTTTTCCTTTCCCCAACTGGCCACAACAATTCTCTGCTGGCTCGGGACTTGACGAGACCTTTGCCTATGACATGAGAGCTGTGAGATCACACCTGAGAAATGTATCGAACACTCCCGAGAAATAA
- the plk2b gene encoding serine/threonine-protein kinase PLK2b isoform X2 translates to MEVQRNIAPQQTNSSGMCESTQRSCEPRRKRMDERSAPSEMARIITDPATGKCYCRGKVLGKGGFAKCYEMTDLSTSKVYAAKIIPHARVSKPHQREKIDREIELHRALHHRHIVHFYHHFEDKENIYILLEYCSRKSLAHILKARKVLTEPEVRYYLRQIVSGLKYLHEQEILHRDLKLGNFFVSESMELKVGDFGLAAKLEPAGNRRKTICGTPNYLSPEVLNKQGHGCESDIWALGCVMYTMLLGRPPFETTNLKETYRCIREARYSLPSSLSSQAKQLIANLLAKIPEDRPNLDHILRHDFFTQGFSPERLPASCCHSAPDFHVSSPAKSFFKKAAAALFGGKRDKVKYYETLNKLTKEEEEIYKLQHDLERTVISQQQSKKISENGSLLPPSAESPVALATESQSPTTQDTIRLIVRGSLGSCSSSSECLEDNTTGSVAETVASVLRGCLENMPKDEIPQDSNSCSLQWVTKWVDYSNKYGFGYQLSDHTVGVLFNNGTHMSLLPDRKTIHYYAELGQRSVFPTCEVPEHFVGQVTVLKYFSHYMEENLMDGGDLGTMTDAHMPRLYLLQWLKSDRALMMLFNDGTFQVNFYHDHTKIILCCQREEYMLTYINEDRVSKTFKLSSLLTSGCPTDLRDRMVYSLNMLLQRCS, encoded by the exons ATGGAAGTACAGAGAAATATCGCCCCCcaacagacaaacagcagcGGCATGTGTGAGTCGACGCAGAGGTCCTGCGAGCCTCGCCGAAAGAGAATGGATGAGCGGAGTGCACCCTCCGAAATGGCAAGGATAATCACAGATCCTGCCACCGGGAAGTGCTACTGCCGTGGAAAAGTTTTGGGCAAG ggaggATTTGCCAAATGCTATGAGATGACCGACCTCTCCACCAGCAAAGTTTACGCGGCCAAAATCATCCCCCATGCGCGCGTCTCCAAACCTCACCAACGGGAGAAG ATTGACAGAGAAATTGAGCTGCACAGAGCACTGCACCATAGGCATATCGTGCATTTTTATCACCACTTTGAGGACAAGGAGAACATCTACATTCTGTTGGAGTACTGTAGTAGAAAA TCCTTAGCCCATATCCTAAAGGCACGCAAGGTGCTTACTGAGCCAGAGGTGCGTTATTACCTGAGACAGATCGTTTCTGGGCTGAAGTACCTGCATGAACAAGAAATCCTTCACAGAGACCTGAAACTTG GTAACTTTTTCGTGAGCGAGTCGATGGAACTGAAGGTCGGGGACTTTGGTCTGGCTGCCAAGTTGGAGCCAGCAGGAAACAGGAGGAAGACAATCTGTGGGACTCCGAACTACTTGTCCCCTGAGGTGCTCAACAAGCAGGGACACGGCTGTGAATCAGACATCTGGGCCCTCGGCTGTGTAAT GTACACCATGCTGTTGGGCAGACCACCATTTGAGACCACCAACCTGAAGGAGACGTACAGGTGCATCAGAGAGGCGCGTtactcccttccctcctccttgtcGTCACAAGCTAAGCAGCTGATCGCCAACCTGCTGGCCAAGATACCGGAGGACAGACCCAACCTGGACCACATTCTGCGGCACGACTTCTTCACACAG GGCTTCAGTCCAGAGCGTCTGCCGGCTAGCTGTTGCCATTCAGCACCAGATTTCCACGTCTCCAGTCCCGCCAAGAGCTTCTTCAAGAAAGCTGCCGCTGCACTGTTCGGTGGAAAAAGGGACAAGGTCAAATACTACGAGACTCTGA ACAAGTTAactaaagaagaagaggagatcTACAAACTGCAGCACGACTTGGAGAGAACCGTCATCAGccaacaacaaagcaaaaagatTTCAGAG AATGGAAGTCTACTTCCGCCATCTGCCGAGAGCCCCGTTGCCCTGGCAACAGAGAGCCAGTCCCCGACAACGCAAGATACCATCCGTCTGATCGTGAGGGGGAGTCTggggagctgcagcagcagtagtgaAT GCCTTGAAGACAACACAACAGGGAGTGTGGCTGAGACTGTTGCAAGTGTGTTGCGGGGATGTCTAGAGAATATGCCTAAAG ATGAAATTCCTCAGGACTCAAACAGCTGCAGTCTTCAATGGGTGACTAAATGGGTGGACTACTCCAACAAGTATGGATTTGGCTACCAATTGTCTGATCACACCGTGGGAGTTCTCTTCAACAACGGCACTCACATGAGCCTCCTGCCAGACAGAAA GACCATCCACTACTATGCAGAGCTGGGCCAGCGCTCTGTCTTCCCCACCTGTGAAGTTCCTGAACACTTTGTGGGTCAAGTCACTGTGCTCAAGTACTTTTCTCATTacatggaggaaaacctcatgGAT GGTGGAGATCTTGGTACCATGACGGATGCACACATGCCCAGACTCTACCTGCTTCAGTGGCTCAAGTCTGACCGCGCCCTCATGATGCTGTTTAACGACGGCACGTTCcag gTGAACTTTTACCACGACCACACCAAGATCATCCTGTGCTGTCAGAGGGAGGAGTACATGCTGACATACATCAATGAAGACCGAGTCTCCAAAACCTTCAAACTCAGCTCCCTGCTGACGTCCGGCTGCCCGACTGACCTGCGAGATCGCATGGTGTACTCCCTCAATATGCTTCTGCAGAGATGCAGCTAA
- the rab3c gene encoding ras-related protein Rab-3C isoform X2, which produces MAATQDAKGKGEGGDQNFDYMFKLLIIGNSSVGKTSFLFRYADDAFTSAFVSTVGIDFKVKTVYKNDKRIKLQIWDTAGQERYRTITTAYYRGAMGFILMYDITNEESFGAVQDWSTQIKTYSWDNAQVVLAGNKCDMEEERVVSVDSGRLLAEQLGFEFFETSAKDNINVKQTFERLVDLICDKMSESLDTDPAVTTGAPTAKLTDSAPPLQQPGCNC; this is translated from the exons ATGGCTGCCACTCAGGATGCGAaagggaagggagagggaggggaccAAAATTTTGACTACATGTTCAAGCTGCTGATCATCGGCAACAGCAGCGTGGGCAAGACGTCTTTCCTGTTCCGCTACGCCGACGACGCCTTCACTTCGGCCTTCGTCAGCACCGTGGGCATCGACTTCAAAGTGAAGACAGTGTACAAGAATGACAAGAGGATCAAACTGCAGATCTGG GACACAGCAGGCCAGGAGCGCTACAGAACCATCACCACTGCATACTACCGTGGGGCCATGGGCTTCATCCTCATGTATGACATCACCAACGAGGAGTCTTTTGGCGCGGTGCAGGACTG gtcGACCCAGATAAAAACCTATTCGTGGGATAATGCACAGGTGGTGCTGGCGGGGAATAAGTGTGAtatggaggaagagagagtggtCTCGGTGGATAGCGGCCGACTGCTGGCAGAACAGTTGG GTTTTGAGTTCTTTGAAACAAGCGCCAAGGACAACATCAATGTGAAGCAGACCTTCGAACGTCTCGTTGACCTGATTTGCGACAAGATGTCCGAGAGCTTGGACACCGATCCAGCTGTCACCACGGGAGCCCCCACTGCCAAACTCACAGACAGTGCTCCGCCCCTCCAGCAGCCCGGCTGCAACTGTTAG